A genomic stretch from Spirochaetota bacterium includes:
- a CDS encoding DUF192 domain-containing protein, translating to MNTTMRFSPLALTLVLLFQTAAAGAPGTCDLVLVNARGERITLGVEIARTPEERNLGLMHRRYLPEASGMLFAFEYEQVLAFWMKNTHIPLSIAYIDRRGVIREIYDMKPLDDTLTYPSRNPAMYALEVNAGWFERNGITRGCRVHIDGCLGQ from the coding sequence TTGAATACAACGATGCGTTTTAGCCCCCTCGCGTTAACCCTTGTACTCCTGTTCCAGACAGCAGCGGCAGGCGCACCGGGCACCTGCGACTTAGTGCTCGTCAACGCGCGCGGGGAGCGGATAACGCTCGGCGTGGAGATCGCACGCACGCCGGAGGAGCGGAACCTGGGGCTCATGCACCGCAGGTACCTTCCCGAAGCCTCCGGCATGCTCTTCGCCTTCGAGTACGAACAGGTGCTTGCCTTCTGGATGAAAAACACGCATATTCCCCTCAGCATCGCCTACATCGACCGCAGGGGGGTCATCAGGGAAATTTACGACATGAAGCCGCTGGACGATACGCTCACGTACCCGTCGCGCAACCCGGCGATGTACGCGCTCGAGGTGAACGCGGGATGGTTCGAAAGAAACGGGATCACGCGCGGATGCAGGGTGCACATAGATGGATGCCTCGGTCAATAG
- a CDS encoding transketolase, which produces MSATAPGGFARDEYDELAKKFRFVITDMICGAGSGHIGGALSLVEILITLYYRIMNVRPEEPRWADRDRLVLSKGHAGPVLYVTLAEKGYFPKEWLPTLNLDGTRLPSHVDQVRTPGIDMTAGSLGQGLSCACGLALSGKLDGKGHRVFCIVGDGESDEGQVWEAAMFASHYKLDNLVAICDYNKLQIDGTTHQVMGLEPLADKWKAFGWEVFETDGHDWDALFTTINGAVAVTGKPSMIIAHTIKGKGNRLVEGKVGSHNIKIPDGKTWEEYLEGCGCRYDLPYCRGV; this is translated from the coding sequence ATGTCTGCAACCGCACCAGGAGGCTTCGCCCGCGACGAGTACGACGAGCTCGCGAAGAAGTTCAGGTTCGTCATCACCGATATGATCTGTGGCGCCGGATCGGGCCACATAGGAGGCGCGCTCAGCCTCGTGGAAATATTAATTACCCTGTATTACCGGATCATGAACGTGCGCCCCGAAGAGCCCCGCTGGGCCGACCGGGACCGCCTGGTGCTTTCAAAGGGGCATGCGGGCCCCGTGCTCTACGTTACCCTTGCCGAGAAGGGATATTTCCCCAAGGAATGGCTCCCCACCCTGAACCTTGACGGGACGAGGCTCCCCAGCCACGTTGACCAGGTACGGACCCCCGGCATCGACATGACGGCAGGCTCCCTGGGACAGGGGCTCTCGTGCGCATGCGGGCTCGCCCTTTCGGGGAAGCTCGACGGCAAGGGTCACCGCGTGTTCTGCATCGTGGGCGACGGCGAGAGCGACGAGGGCCAGGTATGGGAGGCCGCCATGTTCGCGTCCCACTACAAGCTCGATAACCTGGTTGCCATTTGCGATTACAACAAGCTCCAGATAGACGGGACCACCCACCAGGTCATGGGCCTGGAGCCCCTCGCCGATAAGTGGAAGGCCTTCGGCTGGGAGGTCTTCGAGACGGACGGCCACGACTGGGACGCGCTTTTTACGACGATCAACGGCGCGGTCGCGGTCACGGGAAAGCCCTCCATGATCATCGCGCACACGATCAAGGGAAAGGGCAACAGGCTCGTCGAGGGCAAGGTGGGAAGCCACAACATCAAGATTCCGGACGGTAAGACATGGGAGGAATACCTTGAAGGATGCGGCTGCCGCTACGATTTACCCTACTGCAGAGGAGTATAA
- a CDS encoding transketolase family protein, whose translation MRLPLRFTLLQRSITMDYKSMEMRMVYAHTLNELIEANPNVLCLEADLSKASGTNPVVCDKHPKNFINAGVAEANMISIAAGLANEGKIPFCATFSCFASRRVYDQATISVAYANNNVKIVGTAPGITQGPNGGTHMDFLDLAIMRAMPNMHVYSPCDPFELHAMMKYMAAAVQPTYMQLVRSKVTALFDETYVFDPQKSVRLRQGGDVTIVATGYMTQFAVKAADELLKEGIGADILHFPSVKPFDVDGLVASAKKTGAVVSVENQEIIGGLGGAVCETLSEHHPVKVRRLGIPDKFGEVATENYLFDKHGFGVKHIVEAVRSLVRAKK comes from the coding sequence ATGCGGCTGCCGCTACGATTTACCCTACTGCAGAGGAGTATAACGATGGACTATAAAAGCATGGAAATGCGCATGGTATACGCCCATACGCTCAACGAGCTCATAGAGGCGAACCCGAACGTCCTGTGCCTGGAGGCGGACCTTTCCAAGGCGAGCGGCACGAACCCCGTGGTGTGCGACAAGCATCCGAAAAATTTTATTAACGCCGGCGTCGCGGAGGCGAACATGATCTCCATCGCCGCGGGTCTCGCGAACGAGGGGAAGATTCCCTTCTGCGCCACGTTCTCCTGCTTCGCCTCGCGGCGCGTGTACGACCAGGCAACGATAAGCGTCGCCTACGCGAACAACAACGTCAAGATCGTGGGCACCGCGCCCGGCATCACCCAGGGGCCCAACGGCGGGACCCACATGGATTTCCTGGACCTCGCGATCATGCGCGCGATGCCCAACATGCACGTCTACAGCCCCTGTGACCCGTTCGAGCTGCACGCGATGATGAAGTACATGGCCGCGGCGGTGCAGCCCACCTACATGCAGCTCGTGCGCTCCAAGGTCACCGCGCTGTTTGACGAGACGTACGTTTTCGATCCCCAGAAATCGGTGCGGCTGCGCCAGGGGGGCGACGTCACGATCGTCGCGACCGGTTACATGACCCAGTTCGCCGTGAAGGCCGCCGACGAGCTCTTAAAAGAAGGGATTGGGGCCGATATACTGCACTTCCCTTCCGTGAAGCCCTTTGACGTAGACGGGCTGGTCGCCTCCGCCAAGAAAACGGGCGCCGTCGTCTCCGTCGAGAACCAGGAGATAATCGGGGGCCTGGGCGGCGCCGTGTGCGAAACGCTTTCGGAACATCACCCCGTGAAGGTCAGGCGCCTCGGCATTCCCGATAAATTCGGCGAGGTCGCGACCGAGAACTACCTGTTCGACAAGCACGGGTTCGGTGTGAAGCATATCGTGGAGGCGGTACGCTCCCTCGTACGCGCGAAGAAGTGA
- a CDS encoding PAS domain S-box protein — protein sequence MNIQVMFHDNVRKEVEPFLLDGLIASNKIKGFMRSTGWVNIGADPVRAPGGRRRGPDRRLFYGGEGAAVQGAFQAVARPVSARGRAIDPAMEPDYKKLLESAPGLFLVFDEDLRIVAASEEYLRASGTSRHDIMGRKAQVLFGNGREKEPGSIMKVLSASLERVRKTRMSDVMVVRKYDIRINRSAGSPVEERYWSPVNIPVMGHENEVRYIIHRVEDVTEIIQQRQRMLEQDRAIADFADRVARLEAELDLKTREVEETLGYLGDALAKVDACGVISMCAHCKRVKNEDGTWEDVEHYLAARIEAKFTHGICPECEQRLYPELMTDDPIERLR from the coding sequence ATGAATATACAAGTAATGTTTCATGACAATGTCCGTAAAGAAGTGGAGCCCTTTCTCCTGGACGGGCTCATAGCCTCGAATAAGATCAAAGGCTTCATGCGCTCGACCGGCTGGGTGAATATCGGCGCCGACCCGGTGCGGGCGCCCGGCGGAAGGCGCAGGGGGCCGGACAGGAGGTTGTTTTACGGCGGTGAGGGCGCCGCGGTCCAGGGAGCGTTCCAGGCAGTGGCACGCCCCGTTTCGGCCAGGGGCAGGGCGATCGACCCCGCGATGGAGCCCGATTACAAAAAATTGCTGGAATCGGCCCCGGGCCTGTTCCTGGTGTTCGACGAGGACCTCCGGATAGTGGCCGCGAGCGAGGAATACCTGCGTGCATCCGGTACCTCGCGGCACGACATCATGGGGCGTAAGGCGCAGGTCCTGTTCGGTAACGGCCGCGAGAAGGAGCCTGGAAGCATCATGAAGGTTCTGAGCGCATCGCTTGAACGGGTGCGGAAAACCCGCATGTCCGACGTCATGGTGGTCCGTAAATACGACATCCGCATCAACAGGAGCGCGGGAAGTCCCGTCGAGGAGCGCTATTGGAGCCCCGTCAACATCCCGGTGATGGGCCATGAGAACGAGGTGCGCTATATCATCCACCGCGTTGAGGACGTCACCGAGATCATCCAGCAGCGCCAGAGGATGCTGGAACAGGACAGGGCCATCGCGGATTTCGCGGACCGCGTGGCCCGGCTCGAGGCGGAGCTCGACCTGAAGACTCGCGAGGTTGAGGAAACCCTTGGCTACCTCGGGGACGCGCTCGCGAAGGTGGACGCGTGCGGGGTCATTTCGATGTGCGCCCACTGCAAGCGGGTGAAGAACGAGGACGGCACCTGGGAGGACGTGGAGCACTACCTGGCCGCACGCATTGAAGCGAAATTCACGCATGGAATCTGCCCCGAGTGCGAACAGAGGCTGTACCCGGAATTGATGACGGACGACCCGATTGAAAGGTTGAGGTGA
- a CDS encoding tetratricopeptide repeat protein, with translation MRPFISIIAVFIYLACALADARAASLMKLPGEGRRLRALYHEADAIGWECVEVGKIVSISTSEMTDIESVSSGARGKTKLSARLYSDEGIKAGDELYVVNENNLIIAKMEVKTVFNSMSLGPMILAFGNFRFANEGDRVVQRSEGAQAKDAYIHNAKGDFHRETGQDAESIASYKRALELDTGNPEAHLRLGQRYLKDDMLPFAYKELSEAYKSISRLYDKEDRFALLKSLSETRYREAYFSYIKADLREKYIKEGIKYSKEALALYPNAPDVHFFLGTFYSRSEEPDDRKARDHLVTVTELEPGNVDALVMLSELYYKHRNMKKAAHYSTKALELEPGHERARYILKNSENE, from the coding sequence ATGCGACCGTTCATTTCCATCATCGCCGTATTCATTTACCTCGCCTGCGCCCTGGCAGACGCGCGCGCCGCGTCCCTCATGAAGCTTCCGGGGGAGGGCAGGCGGCTTCGCGCGCTGTACCACGAGGCCGACGCCATAGGCTGGGAGTGCGTCGAGGTAGGGAAGATCGTTTCCATATCGACGAGCGAGATGACCGACATCGAGAGCGTATCGAGCGGCGCGCGCGGCAAGACGAAGCTCTCCGCGCGGCTCTATTCCGACGAGGGCATCAAGGCGGGCGATGAGCTTTATGTCGTAAACGAAAACAACCTGATCATCGCTAAGATGGAAGTCAAAACCGTGTTCAACTCCATGTCGCTGGGTCCCATGATACTCGCGTTCGGTAATTTCAGGTTCGCGAACGAGGGTGACCGTGTCGTGCAGCGCTCCGAGGGCGCACAGGCGAAGGACGCCTACATCCACAACGCGAAGGGCGATTTCCACCGGGAGACCGGACAGGACGCCGAATCCATCGCGAGCTACAAGCGCGCCCTGGAGCTGGACACCGGAAATCCCGAGGCGCACCTGAGGCTGGGCCAGCGCTACCTGAAGGACGACATGCTTCCCTTCGCCTACAAGGAGCTCAGCGAAGCGTATAAGAGCATCTCGCGTCTGTACGACAAGGAGGACCGGTTCGCCCTGTTGAAGAGCCTTTCCGAGACCCGATACCGGGAGGCGTATTTTTCCTACATAAAGGCGGACCTTCGCGAGAAGTATATCAAGGAGGGCATCAAGTATTCAAAAGAGGCCCTGGCCCTGTATCCGAACGCCCCCGACGTGCACTTTTTCCTGGGAACCTTCTACAGCCGCAGCGAGGAGCCCGACGACCGGAAGGCACGCGATCACCTCGTCACCGTGACGGAACTGGAGCCCGGCAACGTGGACGCGCTCGTCATGCTCTCGGAGCTTTACTACAAGCATCGCAACATGAAAAAGGCGGCCCACTACTCGACAAAAGCGCTCGAACTGGAGCCGGGACACGAGCGCGCGCGCTACATCCTCAAGAACAGCGAAAACGAATAA
- a CDS encoding M23 family metallopeptidase, with protein MNRRHFTLATIAFIAVLLLLALYTNIVAGGAKKKSPDDGMAALEQAVIMNGLSMFSENPLREDEEEAGEGQIIYDESFDDTIASLGPEEKDGGSDTQVDSPAHAARTVLAELKEKDSRWHLTNYRIAKGDNLWTIAKRYGVDHRLIIRANEIETPAMLAPGNVIMVPNRNGVSHTVKPGETIKSISGTYRVTPRSIQEQNKSMVLKTNTTIFIPDARKPERLAAKAAVAVSKPAAGLGIALAWPVRGGITSGFGNRLDPFTRRPQFHCGVDIYVPIDTPVMCAAAGSVIFSGWKDGYGNMVVVSHPGGYITVYAHNKQNTVAAGAEVKQGQQVALSGMTGAVTGPHVHFELRKYLTPLNPLRFIR; from the coding sequence ATGAACCGTCGTCATTTCACCCTTGCCACCATCGCATTCATCGCGGTCCTGCTCCTTCTCGCCCTGTACACGAATATCGTGGCGGGGGGGGCGAAGAAGAAATCCCCCGACGACGGCATGGCCGCCCTGGAACAGGCTGTCATCATGAACGGCCTGAGCATGTTCTCCGAAAACCCCCTGCGCGAGGACGAGGAAGAGGCGGGTGAGGGGCAGATAATCTATGACGAGTCCTTCGACGACACCATCGCCTCGCTGGGGCCGGAAGAAAAGGACGGGGGGTCCGATACGCAGGTCGACTCTCCCGCGCACGCCGCCCGGACCGTGCTCGCCGAGCTGAAGGAAAAGGATTCCCGCTGGCACCTCACGAACTACCGTATCGCGAAGGGCGACAACCTCTGGACCATCGCGAAGAGATACGGCGTCGACCACCGGCTTATCATAAGGGCGAACGAGATCGAAACGCCGGCGATGCTCGCCCCGGGCAACGTCATCATGGTTCCCAACCGCAACGGGGTGAGCCATACCGTGAAACCGGGCGAAACGATCAAGTCCATCTCCGGTACCTACCGTGTGACCCCGCGCTCCATCCAGGAACAGAACAAGAGCATGGTGCTTAAGACCAATACGACGATTTTCATACCCGACGCACGCAAGCCCGAAAGGCTCGCGGCAAAGGCGGCTGTCGCCGTATCGAAGCCTGCGGCGGGTTTGGGGATCGCGCTCGCGTGGCCAGTCCGCGGGGGAATCACCTCCGGTTTCGGGAACAGGCTCGATCCGTTCACGAGGCGCCCGCAATTCCATTGCGGCGTGGATATCTACGTCCCGATCGACACGCCGGTCATGTGCGCCGCCGCGGGAAGCGTGATCTTTAGCGGGTGGAAGGACGGGTACGGGAACATGGTGGTCGTGAGCCATCCGGGCGGCTATATTACGGTATATGCGCACAACAAGCAGAACACCGTCGCGGCGGGCGCCGAGGTGAAACAGGGACAGCAGGTGGCGCTCTCCGGCATGACGGGCGCGGTCACGGGACCGCACGTCCATTTTGAGCTTAGGAAATATCTGACCCCCCTCAATCCGTTGAGGTTCATTCGCTGA
- the hflX gene encoding GTPase HflX, with product MDASVNRIPSSAEERACLVAIRLGKQDSHEVEHSLDELRDLVRTAGAIIVDTRVIRRDRLDASSLVGKGTLEKLKAAVEAAGIKLLVFDLNLIKPAQIRNMEEILKIRVVGRTEIILDIFARRARSAESKIQVELAQLRYILPRLKGLGGVLSRLGGGIGTRGPGEKMLETDRRHVLRRISVLKSRLETIAAHRARVRKSRADSVCGAVVGYTNAGKSTLINFLARDDLFVEDRLFATLDAYTRSVHIADDMKALLTDTVGFITNLPTNLIESFKSTLEEINNADFLIHVADITAPTLDKNIRVVEDELAHLGSGEKQCVLFLNKADRFADHERALHIAERFPGCIVGSAVTGEGIPELRTRLASLYECFSVFRVKKSPPRSDD from the coding sequence ATGGATGCCTCGGTCAATAGGATACCGTCATCGGCGGAAGAGCGCGCCTGCCTGGTCGCGATCCGGCTGGGGAAGCAGGATTCGCACGAAGTGGAGCACTCCCTGGACGAGCTCCGTGACTTGGTGAGGACCGCGGGGGCTATCATCGTCGATACGCGCGTCATACGCAGGGACCGCCTGGACGCCTCCTCGCTCGTGGGAAAGGGGACGCTCGAAAAACTCAAAGCTGCCGTGGAGGCCGCCGGGATAAAGCTCCTGGTGTTCGACCTCAACCTGATCAAGCCGGCGCAGATACGCAATATGGAGGAAATCCTCAAGATCCGCGTCGTGGGGCGCACCGAGATCATCCTGGACATATTCGCGCGCCGCGCCCGCAGCGCCGAATCGAAGATCCAGGTCGAGCTCGCGCAGTTGCGCTACATCCTCCCCAGGCTTAAAGGGCTGGGCGGTGTGCTCTCCCGGCTGGGGGGCGGTATCGGCACCAGGGGGCCCGGCGAGAAGATGCTGGAGACCGACCGGCGCCACGTGCTCAGGAGAATATCGGTACTCAAAAGCCGTCTGGAAACGATCGCGGCGCACCGCGCGAGGGTGCGGAAATCCCGCGCGGATTCGGTGTGCGGCGCGGTGGTGGGCTACACGAACGCCGGCAAGTCCACGCTCATTAACTTTCTCGCGCGCGACGACCTCTTCGTGGAGGACAGGCTTTTCGCCACCCTGGACGCGTACACGCGGTCCGTCCACATCGCCGACGACATGAAGGCGCTCCTCACGGACACGGTCGGATTCATCACCAACCTCCCCACGAACCTCATCGAGTCGTTCAAGTCGACGCTGGAGGAGATCAACAACGCCGATTTTCTCATCCACGTGGCCGATATCACCGCGCCCACCCTGGACAAGAACATCCGTGTGGTCGAGGACGAGCTCGCGCACCTGGGGTCCGGGGAGAAGCAGTGTGTCCTCTTCCTGAACAAGGCCGACCGTTTCGCCGACCACGAACGCGCGCTCCACATCGCCGAGCGCTTTCCCGGCTGCATCGTGGGCTCGGCCGTGACGGGGGAGGGGATTCCCGAGCTCCGAACGCGACTGGCCTCGCTTTACGAATGTTTCAGCGTTTTCCGGGTAAAGAAGAGCCCCCCTCGATCCGATGATTAA
- a CDS encoding fucose isomerase has protein sequence MKQKITLGIVCLARKTFDFNAAAEIFERIRRDLAGLPEVDLVIVPGLVFEVEDARKAARIFASRAIDALVCISGTFHLGHLLLEIQNETRVPVLLWGLNELPYDGGKIRLNSVCGVNLDASNLYKAGIRDYHAVTGDAIDTDWVDAVRVIVALKRARVGIAGSHAHGFFNMSVDEPLAHRQMGVIIDHFELREIFDFPAADSDVAARRKSLADVFDLSAITESQADLVARLSVKLAGFQDRHGLDALALRCWPEFAADFGIAPCAAMSLLQGEHRILACEGDIDGALSMLAQRAAGAGTPFLFDFSQVNFEENFALFWHCGVAPCGLWDSECVRSLDPYFATGKGVTADFVLKSGDLSILRLDSADREYRTLLMRAKAVPMKKELKGTYLKAVFDEPVCDVLGKVIYNGIAHHASVVYGEFIRPFEIVSRIKGWRVIS, from the coding sequence ATGAAGCAGAAAATTACCCTTGGCATCGTCTGCCTTGCCCGCAAGACCTTCGATTTCAACGCCGCGGCGGAAATATTCGAGCGCATCAGGCGCGACCTGGCCGGCCTGCCGGAGGTCGACCTGGTAATCGTTCCCGGGCTGGTCTTCGAGGTCGAGGACGCGCGGAAGGCGGCGCGCATCTTCGCGTCGCGCGCGATCGATGCCCTCGTGTGCATCAGCGGAACCTTTCACCTGGGCCATCTTCTGCTCGAAATTCAAAATGAGACCAGGGTGCCTGTCCTCCTCTGGGGCCTGAACGAGCTCCCCTACGACGGGGGCAAGATCCGGCTGAACTCGGTGTGCGGGGTGAACCTGGATGCGTCCAACCTCTACAAGGCGGGAATCCGCGATTACCACGCGGTGACGGGCGACGCGATCGACACGGACTGGGTAGACGCCGTCCGCGTGATCGTCGCGCTCAAACGCGCGCGCGTGGGGATCGCCGGATCCCACGCTCACGGATTCTTCAATATGAGCGTGGACGAGCCTCTGGCGCATCGCCAGATGGGCGTGATCATAGACCATTTCGAGCTGAGGGAGATTTTCGATTTTCCGGCGGCGGATAGCGACGTCGCCGCACGAAGAAAATCGCTTGCAGACGTCTTCGACCTTTCGGCGATTACTGAATCGCAGGCAGACCTGGTCGCCCGGCTCTCGGTCAAGCTCGCGGGCTTCCAGGACCGTCACGGCCTTGACGCGCTCGCCCTGCGCTGCTGGCCGGAGTTCGCCGCGGATTTCGGCATAGCGCCCTGCGCCGCCATGTCGCTTCTTCAAGGGGAGCACAGGATCCTGGCCTGCGAGGGCGATATCGACGGCGCGCTGTCGATGCTTGCGCAGCGGGCCGCGGGCGCCGGCACACCCTTCCTGTTCGATTTCTCGCAGGTTAATTTCGAGGAGAACTTCGCGCTGTTCTGGCATTGCGGCGTGGCGCCCTGCGGCCTGTGGGACAGCGAATGCGTGCGTTCCCTTGATCCCTATTTCGCCACCGGCAAGGGAGTCACCGCGGACTTCGTCTTAAAAAGCGGCGATCTCAGCATCCTGCGCCTGGATTCCGCGGACCGGGAGTATCGGACCCTGCTCATGCGTGCGAAGGCGGTCCCCATGAAGAAGGAGCTCAAAGGGACCTATCTCAAGGCGGTGTTCGACGAGCCGGTGTGCGACGTGCTCGGTAAGGTGATCTACAACGGGATTGCGCATCACGCATCGGTGGTGTACGGCGAGTTCATCCGGCCGTTCGAGATCGTTTCCCGGATCAAGGGATGGAGGGTGATTTCCTGA